Proteins encoded by one window of Enterococcus saccharolyticus subsp. saccharolyticus:
- the rlmB gene encoding 23S rRNA (guanosine(2251)-2'-O)-methyltransferase RlmB produces MKKNFKNDRRRNDKHNDKRRPNAREDKPTVRTDEEIDENFVFGHHAVVEALKQGRGNKLFVSEDARGDKIDELKEVAREQSVPIKWVPKQKLDQMSNQGVHQGLILAITPYEYLSLPELMEQSKENPFYLILDNLEDPHNFGSILRTADASGVDGIIIPKHRAVGITPVVVKTSTGAVEHVPVARVTNIHQAIKELKEKGFWIFGTDMKGTPYSKWNAQGSIALIIGNEGRGMSEGLKKDVDEMLTIPMVGHVQSLNASVAAGLLMYEAFRQRGDSL; encoded by the coding sequence ATGAAGAAAAATTTTAAAAATGATCGTCGTCGTAATGATAAGCACAACGACAAACGTCGACCAAATGCGCGTGAAGATAAGCCGACTGTCCGAACTGATGAAGAAATCGATGAGAACTTTGTTTTTGGTCACCATGCAGTCGTGGAAGCCTTAAAACAAGGTCGTGGCAATAAATTATTCGTTTCAGAGGATGCTCGCGGTGATAAAATTGATGAATTAAAAGAAGTGGCTCGCGAACAATCCGTTCCGATTAAATGGGTACCAAAACAAAAATTAGATCAAATGAGTAATCAAGGAGTACATCAAGGGCTAATTTTAGCAATCACACCGTATGAGTACTTATCATTACCTGAATTAATGGAGCAAAGCAAAGAAAATCCGTTTTATTTGATTTTAGATAATTTGGAAGACCCGCATAATTTTGGTTCAATTTTACGTACAGCCGATGCCAGTGGAGTAGATGGTATTATTATTCCTAAACATCGCGCAGTGGGTATTACTCCAGTTGTAGTCAAAACATCTACAGGAGCTGTGGAACATGTTCCCGTTGCTCGAGTGACAAATATTCATCAAGCCATCAAAGAACTAAAAGAAAAGGGTTTTTGGATTTTTGGTACCGATATGAAAGGCACACCGTATTCTAAATGGAATGCCCAAGGTTCAATTGCTTTAATTATTGGGAATGAAGGTCGTGGTATGAGTGAAGGCTTGAAAAAAGACGTCGATGAAATGCTGACGATTCCAATGGTAGGTCATGTGCAAAGTTTGAACGCATCGGTTGCTGCCGGCCTGTTAATGTATGAAGCCTTTAGACAACGAGGCGATAGCCTATGA
- the epsC gene encoding serine O-acetyltransferase EpsC, with product MSWLKKAVQAVKNNDPAARSTAEVILTYPGIHALFWHRISHFLYQHQWYLLAKMNAQFWRFMTGIEIHPGAKIGQGVFIDHGMGLVIGETAEVEDDVILHHNVTLGGTGKHKTKRHPTVKKGALISAHVQILGPVTIGERAKVGAGAVVLHDIPADATAVGVPAKVVRMKGEKITNDQDLQHIK from the coding sequence TAAAAAAGGCCGTCCAAGCAGTTAAAAATAATGATCCTGCCGCGCGTTCAACTGCTGAAGTTATCTTGACTTACCCCGGAATTCATGCGCTATTTTGGCATCGTATTTCTCATTTTTTATATCAACATCAATGGTATTTATTAGCAAAAATGAATGCACAATTCTGGCGGTTTATGACCGGTATTGAAATTCATCCTGGAGCAAAAATTGGTCAAGGCGTTTTTATTGATCATGGAATGGGTTTGGTGATTGGTGAAACAGCAGAAGTCGAAGATGATGTGATTTTGCATCATAATGTCACATTAGGTGGAACAGGAAAGCATAAGACAAAACGTCATCCGACTGTTAAAAAGGGCGCACTGATTTCTGCTCATGTTCAGATTTTGGGGCCTGTGACCATTGGTGAACGAGCAAAAGTCGGTGCCGGAGCGGTCGTATTACATGATATTCCAGCCGATGCAACTGCCGTTGGTGTACCAGCGAAAGTTGTCCGAATGAAAGGAGAGAAAATTACGAATGATCAAGATTTACAACACATTAAGTAG
- a CDS encoding NYN domain-containing protein, whose product MKTQLLLVDGYNMIGAWPELATLKNQDRLEDAREALLQRLSNYAKYENIRVIVVFDAQLVPGITQNYNKYQLEVVFTEEGETADSYIERTAGELNNRLTQVTVATSDLAEQWVVFSQGALRTSARELYKTVQKTEKTIHQHQQDIHFTNYRRNSPWDENQLSALEQKLKELSQKKPKK is encoded by the coding sequence ATGAAAACACAACTGTTGCTAGTCGATGGATACAACATGATTGGTGCTTGGCCGGAATTAGCGACATTAAAAAATCAAGATCGTTTGGAAGATGCACGTGAAGCCTTGTTGCAACGTCTATCAAACTATGCGAAATACGAAAACATTCGCGTGATTGTGGTTTTTGATGCCCAATTAGTGCCGGGCATTACGCAAAATTATAACAAATATCAGTTGGAAGTTGTCTTTACCGAAGAAGGCGAAACAGCAGATAGTTACATTGAGCGGACAGCCGGTGAATTAAATAATCGCTTAACCCAAGTAACTGTAGCAACAAGCGATTTAGCAGAACAATGGGTGGTATTTTCACAAGGCGCCTTGCGTACTTCCGCTCGAGAATTATATAAGACCGTTCAAAAAACGGAAAAAACGATTCATCAACACCAACAAGATATCCATTTTACTAATTATCGTCGCAACTCGCCATGGGACGAAAACCAGTTAAGTGCATTAGAACAGAAATTAAAAGAATTGAGTCAGAAGAAACCAAAAAAATGA
- the cysS gene encoding cysteine--tRNA ligase has translation MIKIYNTLSRTKEEFHPLKEGKVKMYVCGPTVYNYIHIGNGRSTVSFDTVRRYLEFRGYEVNYVSNFTDVDDKIIRAAKELKITAPEVADRFIEAFTEDTQALNVKPACAHPRVMDHIDDIIDFIQVLMDKGYAYEAKGDVYYRTRKFETYGKLSDQSIDELEVGASQRTGEEQQIKEDPLDFALWKSAKPEEISWESPWGHGRPGWHIECSVMATKLLGDTIDIHGGGQDLEFPHHENEIAQSEAKTGKTFANYWMHNGYVTIGDDDEKMSKSLGNFVTVHDMVQQIDPQVLRFFMATTQYRRPIRYSETTLKEAATNLQRLRTAYENAGFRLADAQESLAEDTEKVTEIEALVIRFTEEMDDDFNTANGITVVYELAKWLNMYSEQAAVSQVVLEKARATFTQLLDVFGIVFQEELVDADIEAFIEERNQARKDRNFSRSDEIRDLLKEQGIILEDTPQGTRWRKE, from the coding sequence ATGATCAAGATTTACAACACATTAAGTAGAACAAAAGAAGAATTTCATCCTCTAAAAGAGGGAAAAGTGAAAATGTACGTTTGCGGACCAACCGTTTATAATTATATCCATATTGGGAATGGTCGTAGTACGGTTTCTTTCGATACAGTTCGTCGTTATTTAGAATTTCGAGGGTATGAGGTTAATTATGTTTCTAATTTTACAGATGTTGACGATAAAATTATTCGAGCAGCAAAAGAATTAAAAATCACTGCGCCAGAAGTAGCAGATCGTTTTATCGAGGCATTTACCGAAGATACGCAAGCCTTGAATGTCAAACCTGCCTGCGCCCATCCACGTGTTATGGATCATATTGATGATATTATTGATTTCATTCAAGTTCTGATGGATAAAGGGTATGCTTATGAAGCAAAAGGCGATGTGTATTATCGTACACGTAAGTTTGAAACTTATGGGAAATTAAGTGACCAATCGATTGATGAATTAGAAGTTGGTGCTAGTCAACGAACTGGTGAGGAACAACAAATTAAAGAGGATCCATTGGACTTTGCATTATGGAAATCCGCCAAACCTGAGGAAATTTCTTGGGAGTCACCATGGGGACATGGGCGTCCAGGTTGGCACATCGAATGCTCGGTAATGGCGACGAAATTACTAGGGGATACCATTGACATTCACGGTGGTGGGCAAGATTTAGAGTTCCCACATCATGAAAATGAAATTGCCCAAAGTGAAGCCAAAACTGGTAAAACTTTCGCGAACTACTGGATGCATAATGGTTATGTAACAATTGGTGATGACGATGAAAAGATGAGTAAATCCCTAGGTAATTTCGTGACAGTTCATGACATGGTACAACAAATTGACCCACAAGTTTTACGTTTCTTTATGGCGACAACACAATACCGTCGTCCAATTCGTTACAGTGAAACAACGTTAAAAGAAGCGGCAACCAACTTGCAACGACTACGCACAGCGTATGAAAATGCTGGTTTCCGTTTAGCTGATGCCCAAGAATCACTAGCTGAAGACACTGAAAAAGTGACAGAAATCGAAGCGTTAGTGATTCGTTTTACCGAAGAAATGGATGATGATTTCAACACAGCTAACGGTATTACAGTTGTTTATGAATTAGCAAAATGGTTGAATATGTATAGTGAACAAGCGGCAGTCTCACAAGTTGTTTTGGAAAAAGCCCGCGCAACCTTTACGCAATTACTAGACGTTTTCGGAATTGTTTTCCAAGAAGAATTAGTGGATGCAGACATTGAGGCATTCATTGAAGAACGTAATCAAGCACGTAAAGATCGTAATTTTAGTCGCAGTGATGAAATCCGTGATTTATTGAAAGAACAAGGGATTATTTTAGAAGATACCCCTCAAGGAACCCGATGGAGAAAAGAATAA
- a CDS encoding helix-turn-helix domain-containing protein: protein MILKTGEDGRVGNELIIGDRLRQARRKQNISINELQKQTKIQKRYLEAIERGAFDVLPGEYYVRSFIREYAAAVGEDGDYLVAVFDGKDSFEKEPPKRSELEKVSGSRKAQHEETVRRRKTLTEYTPIVLLGLVALTIITIVGYMTWQDRHATPIIGNQSQPAVTVDPSLVSNTETSTHVSSEKQSSESELEKKLSIKREESTQSDAIFTISGAKNPLELTFVGKKDRCWIGVLVNNDYVFQQTLTQDEEATMTLPEGVTEAMVTLGESANVEVKADGEVVDFNDSKFAMLQKNLHFTISYQE, encoded by the coding sequence ATGATTTTAAAGACTGGAGAAGATGGACGAGTGGGCAATGAACTAATTATTGGAGATCGTTTACGGCAAGCCCGAAGAAAACAAAATATCAGCATCAATGAATTGCAAAAGCAAACCAAAATTCAAAAACGCTATTTAGAAGCCATTGAACGAGGTGCATTTGATGTATTGCCGGGAGAGTATTATGTACGTTCTTTTATTCGTGAATATGCAGCAGCAGTAGGCGAGGATGGCGATTATTTAGTCGCAGTTTTTGATGGGAAAGACAGCTTTGAAAAAGAGCCACCTAAACGCTCGGAACTAGAAAAAGTAAGTGGTTCACGCAAAGCGCAACACGAAGAGACTGTGCGACGTAGAAAGACACTAACTGAATATACGCCAATAGTTTTATTAGGGTTGGTTGCTTTGACGATTATTACAATTGTCGGCTATATGACCTGGCAAGATCGCCATGCGACACCAATTATTGGCAATCAGAGTCAACCGGCTGTCACTGTAGACCCATCTCTTGTTTCCAATACCGAAACATCGACTCATGTTTCAAGCGAGAAACAATCAAGTGAGTCTGAACTTGAAAAAAAGTTGTCAATCAAACGTGAAGAATCGACACAATCAGATGCAATTTTTACCATTTCCGGAGCAAAGAATCCTCTTGAGTTGACGTTTGTAGGGAAAAAGGATCGTTGTTGGATAGGTGTATTGGTAAATAATGACTACGTGTTTCAACAAACATTAACACAAGATGAAGAAGCAACAATGACTTTACCAGAAGGTGTCACCGAAGCAATGGTTACTTTAGGAGAAAGTGCAAATGTTGAGGTGAAAGCCGATGGAGAAGTGGTGGATTTTAATGATTCAAAATTTGCTATGCTGCAAAAAAATCTTCATTTCACGATTTCTTATCAAGAGTAG
- the yfmF gene encoding EF-P 5-aminopentanol modification-associated protein YfmF, protein MAIQLQPGIQLTVIPTEKYKTIRTFLRFSAPHSKQTAAKRTLLTSLLETNSLHYPDQTDLSAKLADLYGASFGLNVGKKGNLHQINVALSLVNGKYIGNDEVFTEGMNFLKEILFYPNIKENTFDQETFRLEKDNLIAYIKSLYEDKQTMASLRLQELYFSEDANQKVPSFGTYQHLEQVTAQELVETYQAMLHHDQIDIFVVGDITEAQVKAAFATWEFPQTKRQRPEIFYQQPASATIKEEVIHEPVTQAKLNLGYQTSVYYGDSRRFALMIFNGLFGGFPHSKLFLNVREKESLAYYASSSVDTFRGLVTVQTGIDGKNRARVLALVEEQLASLCAGEFTEAEIDQTKAMLRNQFLLSLDNPQALIETAYLNQWLPETKLSEEEFLSSLMAVTKEEIQAVAQDITLQAIFVLDGEE, encoded by the coding sequence ATGGCGATACAATTACAACCAGGTATTCAATTAACGGTAATTCCAACTGAAAAATATAAAACAATTCGTACCTTTCTTCGCTTTTCAGCACCTCATAGCAAGCAAACAGCGGCGAAGCGTACCTTATTAACTAGTTTACTGGAAACCAACAGTTTACATTACCCAGACCAAACAGACCTCAGTGCGAAACTAGCAGATTTATATGGTGCAAGTTTTGGTTTAAACGTTGGTAAAAAAGGAAATCTTCATCAAATTAATGTGGCGCTATCTTTGGTGAATGGTAAATACATCGGTAATGATGAGGTGTTTACCGAGGGAATGAATTTCTTAAAAGAAATTCTTTTTTATCCTAATATTAAAGAGAATACCTTTGATCAAGAAACATTTCGTTTAGAAAAAGACAATCTTATTGCGTATATCAAAAGCTTATATGAAGATAAACAAACGATGGCATCACTACGTTTACAAGAACTGTATTTTAGTGAAGATGCCAATCAAAAAGTACCAAGTTTTGGTACGTATCAACACCTAGAACAAGTTACTGCGCAAGAATTAGTGGAAACATATCAAGCGATGTTGCACCATGACCAAATTGATATTTTTGTGGTTGGCGATATTACCGAAGCCCAAGTCAAAGCAGCTTTTGCTACTTGGGAATTCCCACAAACCAAACGTCAGCGTCCGGAAATTTTCTACCAACAACCTGCTAGTGCTACTATTAAAGAAGAAGTGATCCATGAACCAGTTACTCAAGCAAAGCTTAATCTAGGGTATCAAACATCGGTTTATTATGGAGACTCTCGTCGATTTGCGTTGATGATTTTTAATGGATTATTTGGTGGATTTCCACATTCAAAACTCTTTTTAAATGTGCGAGAAAAAGAAAGTTTAGCTTATTATGCCTCAAGTAGTGTGGATACTTTCCGTGGGTTAGTGACTGTGCAAACAGGAATTGATGGTAAAAATCGTGCACGAGTCTTGGCTTTAGTTGAAGAACAGTTGGCAAGTTTGTGTGCCGGTGAATTTACCGAGGCAGAAATTGACCAAACCAAAGCGATGTTACGCAATCAATTTTTATTATCCTTAGATAATCCACAAGCATTGATTGAAACTGCGTATTTGAATCAATGGTTACCAGAAACAAAACTATCAGAAGAGGAATTTCTATCTTCCTTAATGGCTGTAACAAAAGAGGAAATCCAAGCAGTTGCACAAGATATCACACTACAAGCAATCTTTGTTTTGGATGGAGAGGAATAG
- a CDS encoding GNAT family N-acetyltransferase, which yields MNIQIKSFSELTTVEYHRLLETRVAVFVVEQNCPYQEIDTIDLEATHLWFADEAEHILAYARIYQEAETVHFGRVLVAKTMRQQQLGKKLLTEVMSFIEENYPQQPIEIGAQAHLQKFYGAFGFQPISEEYLEDSIPHIDMVKK from the coding sequence ATGAATATTCAGATAAAATCTTTTTCAGAATTAACAACGGTTGAGTACCATCGCTTACTAGAGACGCGCGTAGCAGTTTTTGTCGTAGAACAAAACTGTCCTTATCAAGAAATCGATACCATTGATTTAGAAGCAACACATCTTTGGTTTGCAGATGAAGCAGAACATATTTTAGCCTATGCCCGGATTTATCAAGAGGCTGAAACGGTACATTTTGGTCGTGTCTTAGTGGCAAAAACCATGCGTCAGCAACAATTAGGCAAAAAATTGTTAACCGAAGTGATGAGCTTTATTGAAGAAAACTATCCACAGCAACCGATTGAAATCGGTGCACAAGCCCATTTACAAAAATTTTATGGTGCATTTGGCTTTCAACCGATTTCTGAAGAATATTTAGAAGATAGCATTCCACATATAGATATGGTGAAAAAATAA
- a CDS encoding sigma-70 family RNA polymerase sigma factor, which translates to MQHLIRQAKNGDDDALRELFSHYRPLIYSIRNKYFLRDFDDQDWLQEGLITFHDCLQSFEPGFGTTLGAFFKRAFENRIRSFVRKECAYKRKSNQQTVSYEQKFLQEGSEGIAEYTMTDNPLDHIVIQETLAECQDLLSALEKEAFAVYVLGNQVSNYSERTLRSAYDRSKRKITQQLRQAEK; encoded by the coding sequence ATGCAGCATTTAATTCGCCAAGCAAAAAACGGTGATGATGACGCCTTGCGTGAATTGTTTTCACATTATCGCCCGTTAATTTATAGTATTCGTAATAAGTATTTTTTGCGTGATTTTGACGATCAAGATTGGCTTCAAGAAGGCCTGATTACGTTCCATGATTGTCTCCAAAGTTTTGAACCGGGATTTGGTACCACTTTAGGAGCTTTTTTCAAGCGTGCATTTGAAAATCGGATTCGCAGTTTTGTGCGAAAAGAATGTGCATATAAACGGAAAAGCAATCAACAAACCGTCTCATATGAACAAAAATTTTTACAAGAAGGTAGTGAAGGAATAGCTGAATATACAATGACTGACAATCCTTTAGATCATATTGTGATACAAGAAACGTTAGCAGAATGCCAAGACTTATTATCAGCCTTAGAAAAAGAAGCATTTGCTGTTTACGTTTTAGGAAATCAGGTCAGCAACTATTCCGAACGCACCTTGCGCAGTGCCTATGATCGTTCTAAACGAAAAATTACGCAGCAATTACGACAAGCTGAAAAGTAA
- a CDS encoding Veg family protein gives MPTTLATIKKDLEGRIGSEIMLVAQTGRKRQTERRGILTETYPSVFVVDLDPDENSFERVSYSYSDILTKTVEIEFLSEAV, from the coding sequence ATGCCAACAACTTTAGCTACAATTAAAAAAGACTTGGAAGGTCGTATCGGCAGCGAGATTATGCTGGTTGCTCAGACTGGACGTAAACGTCAAACAGAACGCCGCGGAATCTTGACAGAAACATATCCATCTGTATTTGTGGTGGACCTTGATCCAGACGAAAATTCGTTTGAACGTGTTTCCTATAGTTACTCAGATATTTTGACAAAAACAGTCGAAATTGAATTTCTATCAGAGGCAGTCTAA
- the hemH gene encoding ferrochelatase — MTKKGILIVNLGTPKSPTTAHVREYLKVFLSDPRVIKTPPAIWKPILNGIILRTRPQKSAKLYESIWRKEGSPLLIYAKQQQAYLQALLPDTKVALAMSYSHPFIPEAIDQLLAEGIDDLTILPLYPQYSGTTVGSVFDDVMKYFVKSDKIINLHFVRSFYDHPLYIQYFADKIKAQLAKQPVDALLFTYHGIPVSYVTDGDDYPSECTKTTELIMQQLSDVPFYQTYQSKFGPAEWLTPATDATLTDLPKKGVKKILVIAPGFVADCLETIEELEEENKGYFMENGGEEFYYLPPFNDDPQLAEILKQLATN, encoded by the coding sequence ATGACGAAAAAAGGGATTCTAATTGTGAATCTGGGAACGCCTAAAAGTCCCACTACGGCACATGTAAGAGAGTATTTAAAAGTATTTTTGTCTGACCCACGTGTGATAAAAACGCCGCCTGCTATTTGGAAACCTATTTTAAATGGCATTATTTTGCGGACACGTCCGCAAAAATCGGCAAAACTATATGAAAGCATTTGGCGCAAAGAAGGTTCGCCACTGTTGATTTATGCCAAGCAACAACAAGCATATTTGCAAGCATTATTGCCGGATACTAAAGTCGCATTAGCCATGTCTTATAGTCATCCATTCATTCCAGAAGCGATTGATCAATTGCTAGCAGAAGGCATTGATGATTTAACAATTTTACCTTTGTATCCGCAATACTCTGGTACAACAGTTGGTTCAGTTTTTGATGATGTCATGAAGTATTTTGTGAAAAGCGATAAAATTATTAACTTGCATTTTGTCCGCTCGTTTTATGATCATCCGTTGTATATTCAATATTTTGCGGATAAAATTAAAGCCCAACTTGCCAAACAACCAGTGGACGCGTTATTGTTTACGTATCATGGGATTCCCGTTTCTTATGTAACCGATGGCGATGATTACCCAAGCGAATGCACGAAAACAACGGAATTAATTATGCAACAACTGAGTGATGTGCCTTTTTACCAAACGTATCAGTCTAAATTTGGTCCAGCAGAATGGTTAACTCCTGCAACTGACGCGACCTTAACCGATTTGCCGAAAAAAGGGGTCAAAAAAATCTTAGTGATTGCTCCTGGATTTGTCGCAGATTGCTTAGAAACAATTGAAGAATTGGAAGAAGAAAATAAAGGATATTTCATGGAAAACGGTGGCGAAGAATTTTATTATCTCCCACCATTTAATGATGATCCACAATTAGCAGAAATTTTAAAACAATTAGCAACAAATTAA
- a CDS encoding Mini-ribonuclease 3 has protein sequence MRDYRQLNGLALAYVGDAIYEVYIRDYLVSQGQTRPNQLHRLATHYVSAKAQAALVQKMLEEDILTEEEQDFYRRGRNSKSHTSAKNADITTYRISTGFEALMGYLHLTEQKARLEELIQWCIEAVAEQK, from the coding sequence ATGAGAGATTACCGACAATTAAATGGTTTAGCCTTAGCGTACGTAGGGGATGCAATTTACGAAGTGTATATTCGTGATTACCTCGTGTCGCAAGGACAGACTCGCCCTAATCAGTTGCATCGCCTGGCCACTCACTATGTTTCTGCAAAAGCCCAAGCAGCTTTGGTCCAAAAAATGTTAGAAGAAGACATTTTAACGGAAGAAGAGCAAGATTTTTATCGTCGTGGACGAAATAGTAAAAGTCATACAAGTGCCAAAAATGCTGATATTACAACGTATCGTATTTCGACTGGTTTTGAGGCACTGATGGGTTATTTGCATTTGACTGAACAAAAAGCACGTTTAGAAGAACTCATTCAATGGTGCATTGAAGCAGTCGCTGAACAAAAATAG
- the yfmH gene encoding EF-P 5-aminopentanol modification-associated protein YfmH encodes MEKKVYEQLNETLYKEVLPNGLRVFVLPKPGFHKTYGLFSTNYGSIDNEFGYAGEEMTRVPDGIAHFLEHKLFEKEDGDVFQLFGKQGASSNAFTSFTKTSYLFSATDHVKENLLTLIDFVQDPYFTKETVEKEKGIIGQEIQMYDDDPTWRQFFGILKNLYPKHPLHIDIAGTIESIAEITAEDLYHCYHTFYHPSNMTLFVVGNVDPEEILAMVRDNQASKTFAEIREIKRHFPEETAADIVPFSTAQMPVNRTKVVIGIKGFQADLPQESYELLRFRTALNLLFQLLIGNTSKNYLRLYNEGVIDDTFGFEFSLDRSFHFADFSGDSDNPDAFSAAIEELLLGFAKDPEVNEANLVLLKKKMLGKYFQSLNSLEFIANQFTQDLFGDVTLFDVPEVIQSIQLTDVLNAGHQFIQKEAFSRFYLSPLEK; translated from the coding sequence ATGGAGAAAAAAGTTTACGAACAACTCAATGAAACACTTTATAAAGAAGTCTTACCGAATGGTTTGCGTGTCTTTGTTTTACCAAAACCAGGGTTTCATAAAACCTATGGGCTATTCAGCACTAATTATGGTTCAATTGACAATGAATTTGGTTATGCTGGTGAAGAAATGACCCGTGTTCCTGATGGGATTGCGCATTTTTTAGAGCATAAATTATTTGAAAAAGAAGATGGCGATGTCTTTCAGCTATTTGGCAAACAAGGAGCATCTTCCAATGCATTTACAAGTTTTACAAAAACGAGTTATTTGTTTTCGGCGACCGATCATGTCAAAGAAAATTTGTTAACGTTGATTGATTTTGTCCAAGACCCATATTTTACAAAAGAAACCGTTGAAAAAGAAAAAGGGATTATTGGCCAAGAAATTCAAATGTACGATGATGACCCAACATGGCGTCAATTTTTTGGTATTTTGAAAAACCTATACCCAAAACATCCGTTGCACATTGACATTGCAGGTACGATTGAAAGTATTGCCGAAATTACAGCAGAAGACTTGTATCACTGCTATCACACGTTCTATCATCCAAGCAATATGACTTTATTTGTGGTAGGAAATGTTGATCCAGAAGAAATTTTAGCAATGGTTCGTGACAATCAAGCAAGTAAAACCTTTGCGGAAATTCGTGAAATTAAGCGTCATTTTCCAGAAGAAACTGCTGCAGATATTGTCCCATTTAGTACCGCGCAAATGCCAGTGAATCGAACCAAAGTCGTGATCGGCATTAAAGGATTCCAAGCAGACTTACCACAAGAATCTTATGAATTATTGCGTTTTAGAACAGCACTTAATTTATTGTTCCAATTGTTAATTGGCAACACCAGCAAAAATTATTTACGTTTGTATAATGAAGGTGTGATTGACGATACGTTTGGCTTTGAATTTTCGTTAGATCGTAGTTTCCATTTTGCCGATTTTTCTGGAGATTCGGATAACCCAGATGCTTTTTCAGCAGCAATTGAAGAACTACTGTTGGGCTTTGCAAAAGATCCGGAAGTAAATGAAGCGAATTTAGTACTTTTGAAGAAAAAAATGCTAGGAAAATATTTCCAATCGCTGAATTCATTAGAATTTATTGCCAATCAATTTACACAAGATTTGTTTGGTGACGTGACATTATTTGATGTCCCAGAAGTGATTCAATCGATTCAATTAACCGATGTTTTAAATGCCGGGCATCAATTTATTCAAAAAGAAGCATTTAGTCGTTTTTATTTGTCACCATTAGAAAAATAA
- the mscL gene encoding large conductance mechanosensitive channel protein MscL has protein sequence MLAEFKEFIVTGNVIDLAVGVVIGSAFTAIVTKVVDGLITPLIALVISLFTNSTSMDDSLGALIWSPRKGVIFDFGSVISAIITFLITGFVLFLVVKGINKLQNFHKAPEEEEEEEVTAEDYLAEIRDLLRLQSGLPIDVEIVEEEKQESEETK, from the coding sequence ATATTGGCAGAATTTAAAGAGTTTATCGTTACAGGCAATGTCATTGACCTTGCAGTCGGGGTTGTTATTGGTAGTGCATTTACAGCAATTGTTACCAAAGTCGTTGATGGTTTAATTACTCCATTGATCGCTTTAGTTATTAGTCTATTCACTAACTCAACAAGCATGGATGATTCCCTAGGTGCATTAATTTGGTCCCCAAGAAAAGGCGTAATATTCGATTTCGGTAGTGTGATTAGCGCAATTATTACCTTCCTAATTACCGGTTTCGTGTTATTCTTAGTCGTTAAAGGTATCAACAAGCTACAAAACTTCCACAAAGCTCCTGAAGAAGAAGAGGAAGAAGAAGTAACAGCTGAAGATTACTTAGCTGAAATTCGCGATTTATTACGTTTACAATCTGGTTTACCAATCGACGTTGAAATCGTTGAGGAAGAGAAACAAGAAAGCGAAGAAACGAAATAA